A genomic window from Xyrauchen texanus isolate HMW12.3.18 chromosome 31, RBS_HiC_50CHRs, whole genome shotgun sequence includes:
- the LOC127625106 gene encoding CXXC-type zinc finger protein 4-like, protein MANMSSSVCMESPHAHGHAHGHTHNYNHAPGRDFPLQIDSCMNPVLDYSAQMERYRSFATFYKNSTAAAATPFPQTAKIARIATPLFPSTRLSAMPTWPCDNAMLWGRKPTAVNGPHSHRTGMSRAEPVNVHMSAKHIPQDSALSMGADNFLSPLTAEQCRGLPVTGAECMNRLKCSPSVPPGGAGEADRSGTFGGMPPLGGLSLPPGVFVMTTLHSGTGSSGVTMSDSAFQIANVAADCQHSGSSCSGSPAGLNGNANGSCSNGGGAAKRKRKRCGVCAPCRRLINCGVCSSCRNRKTGHQICKFRKCEELKKKPGSSMERAASAGAADTFRWFF, encoded by the exons ATGGCGAACATGAGCAGTAGTGTGTGCATGGAGTCCCCACACGCTCATGGCCACGCCCACGGCCACACCCACAACTACAACCACGCCCCTGGGCGGGACTTTCCCTTGCAGATCGACTCTTGCATGAACCCCGTGTTGGACTACAGTGCTCAGATGGAGCGGTATCGCTCTTTTGCTACCTTCTATAAGAACAGCACGGCTGCCGCCGCCACCCCCTTTCCCCAGACGGCCAAAATCGCTCGCATCGCCACGCCCCTATTTCCCTCCACCCGCCTGTCAGCTATGCCAACCTGGCCCTGTGACAACGCCATGCTCTGGGGGCGAAAGCCTACCGCGGTTAACGGACCTCACTCACATCGGACTGGCATGTCAAGGGCGGAGCCAGTGAATGTGCACATGTCTGCCAAACACATTCCACAAGACTCCGCCCTCTCAATGGGTGCTGACAACTTTCTGTCCCCGTTGACTGCGGAGCAATGTCGCGGTTTGCCCGTAACGGGGGCGGAGTGCATGAACCGGCTGAAGTGCTCGCCGTCAGTGCCGCCTGGCGGAGCCGGAGAGGCAGACCGCAGTGGAACGTTCGGAGGGATGCCACCACTGGGGGGTCTGTCGCTGCCACCTGGGGTCTTCGTCATGACGACGCTTCACTCTGGTACGGGGTCATCGGGGGTCACAATGTCAGACAGCGCGTTTCAGATCGCTAACGTGGCGGCGGACTGCCAGCATAGCGGCTCGTCCTGCTCCGGCTCGCCCGCTGGTCTTAACGGAAATGCTAACGGAAGCTGCAGCAATGGTGGAGGAGCGGCCAAACGCAAACGGAAGCGGTGCGGAGTGTGCGCCCCCTGCAGGAGGCTCATTAACTGTGGCGTGTGCAGCTCCTGTCGAAACAGAAAGACGGGTCATCAGATCTGCAAGTTCAGGAAGTGCGAGGAACTCAAGAAGAAGCCGGGCAGCTCGATGGAG AGAGCCGCATCAGCAGGAGCTGCCGACACCTTCCGCTGGTTCTTCTGA